The Nitratidesulfovibrio sp. SRB-5 genomic sequence GCGCTTGAGGTCGAGCGCATCCACCTGACCACCGCCCAGCGCAACATGCAGGTGGAGCAGCAGTTCTACCAGATGGCAGCCGGGCTGCTGAAGAACCGGGAGGATTTGCAGGCCCGCATCCTCGACCGCGAAATGTCGAACTACCGGAAGGTGGTTCAGGACAAGACTCTGCTCGCGGAAGTGGAAGCCCGGAAGATGCTCGAAATCTCGCAGGCCGGTAGCGACGGGGCCAAGCTGGCGTTCATCGAGTACGCCGAGGCCGCCAGCAACGCCGCGTCGCAGTGGAAGGAGGCCACCAAGAAGGCGCTGGACGGCATGGCAGATGCCATCACCGATTGGGCCATGGGCGCGCAGGCCAACATCGAGGCGGTGGGCGAGGCTTTCGCGCGGATGATCATCAAGGCCCAGGTCGAGCAGAACATCACCGGCCCGCTGGCCAAGGCCTTCGGTAGCATCAACTGGGGCGGGCTGTTCACCGCGTCGGCGCAGGGGAATGTGTTCAGCGGCCCCGGCATCTCGGCCTACCGCAACTCTGTCGTGAACAAGCCCACCCTGTTCCCCTTCGCTCACGGCATCGGCCTCATGGGCGAGGCGGGCGAGGAGGCCATCATGCCTCTTGGCCGTACCAGCCGGGGCGACCTTGGGGTGAAGGTGGCCGGAGGGACGGGGGGCATGCCCACGAAGTTCGAGGTCCGGGTGATCAACGAAGGCGGGCAGCCCGTGCAGGCCCGGCGCACGGAGATGCGCTTCGACCAGACCGCCGCCGTGATGACCATCTGGCTCAAGGGCTGGGCCAACAATACCATGGGCGTCCGTGACGCCGTGGCCAGCGGAGCGTGAGCATGAACGTCTGGCCTGACATCGCCGTGCCATCGTCCATGTCCGGGGGGATTTTCGACCCGCTGGACGAGGCGAACATGGAGACCGGGGACGATGCTGCCCGGCCGCGTTTCTCGGTGCCCCGGCAACAGCCCATGCGGTTGGAGTGGACGGCCATGAGCTACGCCGACTTCGACACCCTTGTGGCATTCCATGCCAACCAGCGGTCCACGCCGTTCCTGTGGGTGCGACCGCGCACCGGCGTGCAGTGGGAGGCCCGCTTCGTGTCCAACGCCATCACGCACAACGAGTCGCGGGACACGCCCGGCAGGCTCGCCGTGCAATGCACTATCCAGCCTATCCGGCGCGTGGAGTGATCATGGCCACGCTTGCCCAGATCATCGAACGCAATCGCCGCCACGGGGGGAGTCCTTACCTGCTGTTTCTGGAAGTGGGGCTGCCCACCGGGCGCACCATGCGTTTCGCGCGTGATCCTCAGTCGTGGGTATGGCCCCTGACCGATGCGCAGGTTGGCGACTTGGCCCAGCCCGGCGACGAAGTGGCCTTTGACCTGTCGGAGGCGGGGGGGCTGACCTTCTCCGTGGGGGATGGTGACTGGAGCGGTTCGGTGGCTCTGGAGCGCGCCGAGGGCGAGGCGTGGTTTGAGGTGGCAGTGTTCCACTGCCGCAGCGAGGACACCCTCCAGGGGCAGCCCGCAGGTGCATATCGGCTGGTGGCCCGGCCGGACTTCGGCGGCAAGGTACGCGCCATTCTGGGGCCGGAAGAAACGCGGCTCTGGCAGGCCATGAATTTCGAGCATGAGGACTGGGCCGAGGGCGAGGGCGCGCGTCGGGGTACGCTGACACTCACGGTGTTCAATGCTGGCGGGGTGCCCCAGAAGTACGTCGAGGAGTTGGAGGACTGGCGGAAGCAGCATGGCCGGGTGTCGTGCAAGGTTCGGGTGCTGGTGGTCAACACGGCTTTGCTTGATGACCCGGAACCCACGCACGAGCTTGCCCTTGTTGACCTGGGTATTTCGATTCCGGCCCCCGGCGACAAGGTACACTTCACCTTGGGCACGCTCAACACCATGGGCCGCATGGTGCCGAGGCGGCGCATCATGCGGGACTATTGCAGTTGGCTGCGCCCGGACGAGTGCCCCCATGTGGCCGCCTGTCGCCATACCGCCACCAACTGCAAGCTCATCGACCAGACGCTGGACTCTGGGCGGTTCGAGCGTTTCGGCGGGTTCCCGTTCATCGGGAAGGGGGCTCTCTTTGGCTAGCCTCGTGTTGCCTCAGGGACAGGCCGAGCAGTTGCGTCACGTTTTGTCCGGGCAGTTCCGGCGGCGCGGCCGGGGCGAGATGTGCCCGGTGCGCCGGGTGCCCCTGTACGACTGCTGGGGCTTCGTGATGGCCCTGTCCGCTGTGTTCGGGCGTCGGGTGCCCAACATCGTTCCGCCTGCCTCTGCCGTTGATCGGCATGGCCTCTACGAGAGGGCGTTGCAAAGCGGCGAATGGAAGGTGTTGGCGGGACCGGAGCCGGGGGCCGTCGTGGCCCTGCGCACCAGCCCCCGCCATCGGGATTTCGTGGACCATGTGGGCGTAGTGTTCGATTCCTGCCGGTTCGCGCACATCCAGCGCAACATGCAGGTGCATGCGGATCGGCTGGATACCTCGCCCTATGCCAGGCTCATCGCCGGGTTCTACGTATGGAACGGTTGACCCCTGCCGACAACTCCGTCCCGTTCTTCCCGCCCGCAATGAGGGTGCGGGCGGACGACGTGCTGCTCGTGCTCCACCTGAATTGCCTCGATCTCACGCAGGTGGTGAGTGAGTGGGTGGAGTGGCGACCATGGCTGACTATTGCCGACATCCTTGATGCGCGGTGGCCCGAGGGCATGCTCATCGATGAGGGGCTGGACCTACTCTTTTCCGTGAGCGGGCGTCTCCTGTCCTTCGAGGAGGCGGAGCGCTACATCGTGCGGCCGGGTGACGGGTTATCCGTGGCCTTGGTGCCGGGCGACGGCGGTGGTGGGGGGTCGAATACCATTGCCGCAGTGGCGATGATGGCGGTGATGCTTGCCGCGCCTGCTGTTGGTGGCATGCTTGCACTTGGTTTTGAAAACGCCATTGGCGCATACGGTCTTGTTTCCACCTTGTCCGTGGGGACCATGACCGGGCTTGGCACTGCGGCTGTGGCCCTGGTGGGAGCGGTGGGGGTCAACGCCTTCATCCCTTCGGCCAAGCCGTCATTGGGGCAGGGGCTGGGTCAGAATCCGATGGACAACTCGCCCACATATGGGTTCAGCGCGCAGGCCAACCCCATGGAGCCGGGGCGACCGGTACCCGTGCTCCAAGGCGAGAAGCACAACTTCACCCCAACCAAGCTGACGCAGCACCTTTCGACCTCGGGTGACCGGCGGTTGTGGAACGGTCTGTTCCTCATCTCCGAGGGCCCGGTGGATGAGGTTTTCGATGTCCGGATCGACGGGAACAAGGCTGGCAACTACGAGGGCCTCGAAATCGACATCCGGCTCGGAACGGAAGGACAGGACGTCCTCCCGTGGTTCAACGACGCGATCACCGAACGGACCGAAGGGGTGACGGTCAAGCTCTCCACGGACTGGCACGAGGTGGTGCTGGACGGCACCGGGGTGCGAAAGCTGGGCTTCGGCGTGCAGTGCGCGTCCGGCCTCGGGTACGCCAACGACAAGGGCGGGCTGGACCCGGTGACCGTGCAGGTGCAGTTCCAGCACCGCCTCCACGGGGAGACGGAGTGGACGGACCTGGGCACGGTGTCAATTTCCGGGGCCAAGCGTGCCGCGATCATGCGCTACTACGAGTTTGAGGTGCCCGAGGGGCGGCACGAGGTGCGCTACCGACACCCCGTCGCGCCTCCGACCGGTGACCGCTACATCTCGGACACCTGGCTCGAATACACACACGAGATCGTGCCGGATGACTTCCGGCTGCCGCACTGCGCCTTGCTGGCGATCAGGGCGCTCCCCACGGACAAACTCAACGGCAGCGCGCCGAAGGTCACGTGCAGCGCAAGGCGCATGACGGCCATGCTGCCGGATGGGCAGGGCGGGGCCGTCAGCCGCGACATCGGCAACATGGCGTGGGCTGCGCTGGAATTGATCACCAACACCCGTTGGGGCGCGGGCGAGCCCGTGGAAAGCATCGACGTTCCGTCGTTCGTGGAGGCCGCCGAGTGGTGTGAGCTCAAAGGTCTGAAAGGCTCGATGTATTGGGACACCCAGTGCACGCTGGAAACCGCGCTCGGGTATCTGGGGCAGTTCGGGCGGTTCATCGTGGACAGGGTGGGTACGAAGATCGTGTGCATCAGCGACCGCCCCGTGGCCTTGCCGGATGCCGCGTTCCTGGTCACCTCCGCCGACATCCTGCAAGGGACGCTGGGCCTCGAATACCCGAACTCGGATGACTTGGCCGACGGGTGCGAGATCACCTGGTTCGATCCGGAACGGGGCAAGCAGGTGGCTTTCGCCCCCGGCGACTTCTTCAACGCGGTGGTGGACCGACCGCCGACGGTGGCGCAGATCACCCTGTATCCTTGCAACAGCGATGAGGGAGCGCAGCGGGCCGGAGAGTACATCAACCGATGTAACCGCTACCTGAGCCGCCGCGTGGACCTCACGTTGCTTTGGCGTGCCCTTGGGCCGCACATCCGGCGCGGTTCGGTGATTCAAGTTGCGGCCGACCGGCTCATGGCCACGCAATCGGGCGTGGTGCTGTCGGCCACCGAGACCACGGTGAAGCTGAGCCGCCCCGTGCAGCTTGAGCCCGGAACGGCCTACGAGGTGCGGCTGGCGCATGTGGATGTGGCGGGCGACGTGGAGGGCGTGGAGAAGGTCGAGGTGAGGCCCCTTGCCTCCGTGGCCGAATCGACTCTGACCGATACGCTGACGCTCGCGGCTCCGTGGGGGCGGGTGCCGTCCCCCGGCTGTTCCGCCGCTGTGGGCGAGGTGCAGCGGGTGACGCGGTGGTACCGGGTGCGCTCGCTGAGTCGCTCTAGCGACATGCGTGTGACGCTCAAAGCGCTGGAGTACGACGAGGCGGTTTATGCCGACGAAGGCGTGGCGCCACAAACCGACAGCGCGGCCAACCTGCCCGCAGTGGTGGGCCTCGTGACCACGATCATCGACGCCAACGAGGACTTGGTGAGCAAGAAGCTCATCTCCCTGGCATGGCGCGGAACGGCCCTGGAGTGGCGCGTGTTCGTGCGGAGGCTGGGGGCTGATGCCGACGAGTGGGTGTACCTCGACAAGACCCCATACCCCTCGTTCCTCGCTCGCAACATCGAAGTGGGGCACATGTACCGCTTTGCTGTCACCCACACCGGCAGTGTGGCGGACGGCCTGACCGTTGACGTGGACTACCAACTCAACACGCCCTCCGGGGCTATCCGACCGGTGACGGTGATCGAAAACGGCGTGGAGGTGCCGCTCTACGCGTTGGTGAATGGTGAGCCGCAGCAGGTCATGGGGGTGTTCTGATGACGACGATGCACGGAGGGTTGAAAGGCCCTGACAACATGCATGTGCCTTATGCGTGGGAGTTCGCCACCCAAGCGGCGCGCGAGACGGGCGTGGGCGTCGATGCCAGCGGCATCGGGAAGCTGGCCCGGCAGGTGGACGACAACAGTTTGTGGATGTTGGTGGGCACGGACCCTGTGACGTGGAAAGCGGCCGGAGGCGGGGGCGGGTTTGAGCCCGGCACCCGGATGCTGTTCCAGCAATCCACGGCGCCCACGGGCTGGACCAAGGACGCCAGCCACAACGACAAGGCGCTGCGGGTTGTCAGCGGCGCAGTGGGGAGCGGCGGCAGCGTGGGCTTTTCCACGCTGTTCGGCAGGACGGCGACGGATGCGTTCACGCTGACGACGGCGCACATGCCAAGTCATGGGCACAGTACTAGTGTTCGTTATTATGGCGGGGGCGGCAATGCCGGACACGGTGTGTCCCAATATTCTGATCCCTGGCTGGGCGGAATACTCTCAACAAATAATGCAGGTTCAGGCGGTGCCCATTCCCACGGGCTGGACATGCGCGTGAAATACGTGGACCTCATCATCGCCCAGAAGGACTAGCCATGAAGAAGCAGGACAAGTGCCCGTTGAACGGGTTCAAAGCATGTAGGGATACGTGCCGCTGGTACATCCAGTTGCGGGGCAAGCATCCGCAAACGGGACAGGATATCGACGAGTGGGGGTGCGCGGTTGCCTGGCTGCCCATCCTGCTCATTGAGAATGCGCAAGAGGCGCGCCAGGGCGCGGCGGCGGTTGAGTCGTTCCGCAACGAGATGGTGAAGGCCAGCGGGGCGACCATGGCCGGGATCGGGGAGATCGTGCGCCTTGCCAGCATGAGCAACCGGGAGCGGGTGATTGCAGGACATCAGCAGCAGGTGGAGGGCTAATTCATGCGACTGACCATCATCCGGGACGACAACGTGGTGATCGTGGACGGGCGCGCCCTGTCCGTGGACCTGTCCGGGTTGCCTGACAGCCTGCATGCCGTGCAGTGGGACGGGCAGGCGGGCCACGTGGAGTTCAACGACGGCACGCCCAACGAGAAGTTGGAGGACATCTCGGCTTGGCAGTCTGTGGTCGATGCGTGGGAGGCGGTGCGGCAAGTCGAAGATGCCCCGCCGTCGGAGGCGACGCTTGAAGAGGCCAGGGCCGCGAAGCTGGCTGAGATCGCCAAGGCCCATGACGCCGCCCTGGCGGGTCTTGTGGCGTTGTCGAACCCTGCGCCCACCGTGGTGGCGGTGGAGGCGGCTCTGTTGGCCGTCAGCGACCCGGAAGGGCTCGACTATGCGCGGCAGCGGTTGGCAGAACAGCAGCGCGACCTTGCGGCGGCTGTGATGGCCGTCGGTGCTGTGGAAGATGTGAGGGCGGTGGAGGTGGGGTTCTTGGTGTGAGGCGTTTTGGGGTTGGCCCGTTGGCTAGAGGCGGCGACATGTCTTTGTGCCTCGGCTGTGCGCCACAAAGAGCGTTGTGTCTCGTTTTTCTTTGTTCGTGAGACGCAACGGATGAAGCAGGCAAGACCTCTGGTGTTCCGAGGCACATGCCGATGAGGTGCGGAAGAGCCAGGCTACAGGTCGAGCAACTCGACCGCCACGCCAAGGGCGGCAGCGATTTTGCGTCGGGTTGCGACGCGGAGCTTCGCGTCGCTGGCTTCCATCTGGGCATAGGCGGACTGGGTGACGCCCATGCGGGCGGCCACTTCGGCTTGCGTCAGCCCAAGATGCTCGCGCCATGCCCGGCAGGGGGAAACGCCATCGTTGACCACGCGTCCCACCACATCGTGCGGAACGGTGGGTTCCGGCCCGGCCTGTGGACCGAAGGCCCGAACATACTCCGCGTAGGGCACCACGACGGCCACGGGCTGCCCGTTGTGCCGGATGATTTGGTGTTCAGTAGGTGCGTTCATCGCGCTTTCTCACCTCGTCGATGTTGATGACGGTCAACTCGCCATCGGGCGTCACATGGAACAGGACGCGGTAGCGCCCGACGCGCAGCCGATAGTCAACCCGGTTGACCAGCGCCTTGACGTTGCGCACGTCCGGCCACTCGGCAAGGGCACCCACGGCGGCGTGCACCTTCACCTGCTCCGCCTGCGGCAGCTTGCGCAGTTGCTTTACCGCCTTCAGTGCCCATTCGATGCGCGTCATGAGTTTTTAATAAGTCGGAATAAGTTTTGTGGCAAGGAGGAAGACGAAAGCCCGGGAGGCTTTCACGGCTCACTCGTGACTCACCCGGACCACGGTGAATCATACTAGCCTGTGCGGTTTTTTGAAAATGGAAGTGTATTTAAAATAGGAACTTGGCAGCAATAATTGGGCCTTACAAGCCGAATGCCGGGGGTTCGATCCCCTCACCGCCCACCATTGTAACATCGAGAGCCAGATGCAAGTCTGGCTCTCTTTCCGTTTTCTGGGCGGGTAAGGTCGCACGATGGTCCGCACAGCCTTGGCGGCAGGTTTGAGGGATGTCGGCCTGCGGCTATGTGGAAAGGAAGCGCGTTGGGGGGCAACTCAACGCTTCGGCCAGCTTGCGGGCGTTCTGCGTGGCGATGGGACGGCGGTTGTTTTCCATCTCGCTGATGTGCCGTTGCGGAATGCCTGTGCGGCGCGCAAGCTCAGCCTGGGTCATGCCCTCGCGGTAACGCAGGCCGCACAAGATGGCGACAGGGGACATGTCGAGAATCGATTCGGGCAACACGGCTACAGGTTCTCTGGCGTCAGGCGGGTATGGCGGGCATGCGGGCCAGCATGCGGGGGCCGATTCTCCCTGGTCATGGAAGGAAAACACATGGTCAGGTCACCCGGAGCGTTCAAGGGTACGGTGGGAACCGGCGCGACGCTTTTCTTGCCAGCCGATGCGCAGCAACGCGGCCAGCAGTCTGCGGGCCTTAACGGAGGGCCAATGGCTCATTGCTGGTGGAGAAGGTGATCTGCTCGATGCCGGGCACAGAATCGCCGTATTCCAGCCGGTCGGCAATGGCACGCAGGGCAAAGGCCTTGGTGGCCGCCATCTCCGCCGATGGGGAATAGGGCATCACGCCGGGAAGTTCCATGACTTCGGCCAGCCAGCGCCCGTCTTCTTCCCGTTCGACTTCAATGGTGCAGTGCATGCGTGTTCTTTTCCTGTCGGGCAGCCGCGACAAGTTTCTCGGGCACATGTCCGGAAATGCCAATTCCGTAAAGCCCGCGTATAGTCATGAAAGCCCACAGGTGCAACAGCAATCAAGTGAAGAGAGAGCGTGCGGGTGTGCCGGGCTGGTTTTTTGTAGCCATGCCTGTGCGCGCGTTGACCGAACATCTCGCGCGCGTTTTTCACCGGGGGCAACGCACTCCACGGCATGCTTTGAGCCAGTCGTATTCTTGCGAAGAATGTCCTGATGCCGAGAAAATGACTAAAAAAAGTTGCTTTAACAAGGTTAATGGATAATATTTTAGTCATGAGCACGGCAAAGAGAACGGACAGGTCATTGCCGCAGGAACTGGCGGCCCTGTGCGCGGAACTGGGACGGAACATCCAGATCGCGCGCAAGCGGCGTGGCCTCAGCGAGTTGCGGTTGGCCCGGCTGGCGCATACCTCGCGGCGGACCATCCAGCGTATCGA encodes the following:
- a CDS encoding helix-turn-helix domain-containing protein, producing the protein MNAPTEHQIIRHNGQPVAVVVPYAEYVRAFGPQAGPEPTVPHDVVGRVVNDGVSPCRAWREHLGLTQAEVAARMGVTQSAYAQMEASDAKLRVATRRKIAAALGVAVELLDL
- a CDS encoding helix-turn-helix domain-containing protein, which codes for MLPESILDMSPVAILCGLRYREGMTQAELARRTGIPQRHISEMENNRRPIATQNARKLAEALSCPPTRFLST
- a CDS encoding phage tail protein gives rise to the protein MRLTIIRDDNVVIVDGRALSVDLSGLPDSLHAVQWDGQAGHVEFNDGTPNEKLEDISAWQSVVDAWEAVRQVEDAPPSEATLEEARAAKLAEIAKAHDAALAGLVALSNPAPTVVAVEAALLAVSDPEGLDYARQRLAEQQRDLAAAVMAVGAVEDVRAVEVGFLV
- a CDS encoding phage tail protein, yielding MERLTPADNSVPFFPPAMRVRADDVLLVLHLNCLDLTQVVSEWVEWRPWLTIADILDARWPEGMLIDEGLDLLFSVSGRLLSFEEAERYIVRPGDGLSVALVPGDGGGGGSNTIAAVAMMAVMLAAPAVGGMLALGFENAIGAYGLVSTLSVGTMTGLGTAAVALVGAVGVNAFIPSAKPSLGQGLGQNPMDNSPTYGFSAQANPMEPGRPVPVLQGEKHNFTPTKLTQHLSTSGDRRLWNGLFLISEGPVDEVFDVRIDGNKAGNYEGLEIDIRLGTEGQDVLPWFNDAITERTEGVTVKLSTDWHEVVLDGTGVRKLGFGVQCASGLGYANDKGGLDPVTVQVQFQHRLHGETEWTDLGTVSISGAKRAAIMRYYEFEVPEGRHEVRYRHPVAPPTGDRYISDTWLEYTHEIVPDDFRLPHCALLAIRALPTDKLNGSAPKVTCSARRMTAMLPDGQGGAVSRDIGNMAWAALELITNTRWGAGEPVESIDVPSFVEAAEWCELKGLKGSMYWDTQCTLETALGYLGQFGRFIVDRVGTKIVCISDRPVALPDAAFLVTSADILQGTLGLEYPNSDDLADGCEITWFDPERGKQVAFAPGDFFNAVVDRPPTVAQITLYPCNSDEGAQRAGEYINRCNRYLSRRVDLTLLWRALGPHIRRGSVIQVAADRLMATQSGVVLSATETTVKLSRPVQLEPGTAYEVRLAHVDVAGDVEGVEKVEVRPLASVAESTLTDTLTLAAPWGRVPSPGCSAAVGEVQRVTRWYRVRSLSRSSDMRVTLKALEYDEAVYADEGVAPQTDSAANLPAVVGLVTTIIDANEDLVSKKLISLAWRGTALEWRVFVRRLGADADEWVYLDKTPYPSFLARNIEVGHMYRFAVTHTGSVADGLTVDVDYQLNTPSGAIRPVTVIENGVEVPLYALVNGEPQQVMGVF
- a CDS encoding type II toxin-antitoxin system HicB family antitoxin, encoding MHCTIEVEREEDGRWLAEVMELPGVMPYSPSAEMAATKAFALRAIADRLEYGDSVPGIEQITFSTSNEPLALR
- a CDS encoding type II toxin-antitoxin system RelE family toxin; protein product: MTRIEWALKAVKQLRKLPQAEQVKVHAAVGALAEWPDVRNVKALVNRVDYRLRVGRYRVLFHVTPDGELTVINIDEVRKRDERTY